The window GTTTCTTCATCCTCATCCCTACCCCTTCTTAAAATCTATATTTTTTAAAACATCGTTACCTTTTATAGTGTTATTATCCTTGTTATAGGAATTATGTAATTCTGCTCACTAATGCCCCATTCGCCTTATTCGCTCTTACAGCGCTTCCGGTCGATAGCCCGGGAGACATAGTCACCCGTCCACTGCAGGATCTGAACAATCAGTATAATCAGCAGTACGGTACCGATTAGAATATCTGTCCGGAAGCGCTGGTAACCAAAGCGGATCGCCAGACTGCCCAGCCCGCCGGCACCGATGGCCCCGGCCACCGCCGTGAATTCCGTGATCGAGATGACTGCTATAGTCATGCCGCGCACCAGTGCAGGCAGCGCCTCGGGAATGATGACTTGCGCAATAATCGTAAAGGGATGTGCCCCCACGGACTTGGCTGCTTCAATCTTACCCGGCTCGACCTCCCGCAGCGAGCTCTCGATAATTCTGCCCAGGAACGGTGCCGCGCCGATGGACAGGGAGACAATCGCTGCCGTAGGCCCAAGCGAGGTGCCGACAATCAGCCGCGACAGCGGGAGCAGCAGTACGATCAGAATGATGAACGGAATAGAGCGCACTCCGTTGATCGCCGTGCTGAGCAGCCCGTTAATCCGGGGAGCTGGGAGAACCCCGCCTTTCTCTGTGACCACCAGAGTCACGCCCAGCAGTGATCCGAGCAAAAGTGCAAAGACAGAGGACCAGGCCACCATATATAAGGTCTGCTGCAGCCCGGTCCACAGCAGTTCAACCATATCTTCCTTCATGACATAATTACCGCCTTCTCCTGAGCGTTTCCGTCTTTGTAGTAATTGAAAATATTCACGAACTGCTTCGCCGTCTCACTCTCCGGCCGGTAAAACAGCTGCTCTACCGGTCCGCTCTCGACGATCCTCCCGCCTTCAATTACCGCAGCATTGCCGCAGATATGCCGCAGCACATCCATTTCATGTGTGATTAAGACAATGGTAATCTGCAGCTTACGGTTAATATCCTGCAGCAATTCCAGAATTGAATACGTCGTCTGCGGGTCCAGCGCCGAGGTGGCTTCATCGGAGAGCAGTACATCCGGCTCCACAGCAAGCGCGCGTGCAATGCCAACCCGCTGTTTCTGGCCGCCGCTGAGCTGCGACGGATACACATCCGCTTTGTCGCTTAATCCTACCAGCTCCAGAATTTCTGCCACACGCTGCTTCGTTTCCGGCTTGGAGAATCCGGCTACCCGGAGCGGGAACGCCACATTCCCGTATACCGTCTTGGCTTCCAGCAGATTAAACTGCTGAAAGATCATGCCGATTCTGCGGCGGGCCAGCCGCAGCTGCTTACCTTTCAGATCTGTAATCGCTGTACCTCCAACCTCAACACTGCCCGAATCGGGCCGCTCCAGAAGGTTGAGACAGCGGATCAATGTAGACTTCCCAGCTCCGCTAGCGCCGATTATGCCGAAGATCTCGCCTTTGCCGATATGCAGATTAATATCCTGCAGTGCAGACACCTGTCCGGCACGCGTCGCATAGCTTTTATTCAAATGCTTCACTGCAATCATCGATCCATTCGCCTCCTTCTCCCGCCGGATGAACACAAAAAAGATCAAGCCGCTACCGTATAGACGGTAATGCCTGATCTCCAGTTTACTGGTCGACCCTGTCATATTCCGATTAAATCCATGGGATTAATATAGTACACCCTTAAAAAACTGTCAATCCTAATTTTCAGTCGGAAAAACATGAAAAAAGGCCGCGATCCTAAGATCACAGCCCCCTGGTTTGATAGGTTTCACTTAAATACCCGTTTCTATCGGCGCAGCCGGCTTACTCCCGGCAAAAACCACCGTTGTCACATGCTTGCGCGCATCTGCTGTCAGCAGGAGCAGCTCCACCGGGCTTTGTCCCGGACCGCCAGGAGCGAAGGTAACCCTGGCTCCGTCCAGATCCTCCGCGATACTGATCACTTGGTAGCCTTGTTCGAGCAGCGTATCAATTGCCTGCCGCTCTTGGTCAAACTCATCGAATGCAGACATCT of the Paenibacillus pedocola genome contains:
- a CDS encoding methionine ABC transporter permease, encoding MKEDMVELLWTGLQQTLYMVAWSSVFALLLGSLLGVTLVVTEKGGVLPAPRINGLLSTAINGVRSIPFIILIVLLLPLSRLIVGTSLGPTAAIVSLSIGAAPFLGRIIESSLREVEPGKIEAAKSVGAHPFTIIAQVIIPEALPALVRGMTIAVISITEFTAVAGAIGAGGLGSLAIRFGYQRFRTDILIGTVLLIILIVQILQWTGDYVSRAIDRKRCKSE
- a CDS encoding methionine ABC transporter ATP-binding protein; this translates as MIAVKHLNKSYATRAGQVSALQDINLHIGKGEIFGIIGASGAGKSTLIRCLNLLERPDSGSVEVGGTAITDLKGKQLRLARRRIGMIFQQFNLLEAKTVYGNVAFPLRVAGFSKPETKQRVAEILELVGLSDKADVYPSQLSGGQKQRVGIARALAVEPDVLLSDEATSALDPQTTYSILELLQDINRKLQITIVLITHEMDVLRHICGNAAVIEGGRIVESGPVEQLFYRPESETAKQFVNIFNYYKDGNAQEKAVIMS